In the Sus scrofa isolate TJ Tabasco breed Duroc chromosome 6, Sscrofa11.1, whole genome shotgun sequence genome, one interval contains:
- the RNF225 gene encoding RING finger protein 225, with protein MPCPRPPWLRRHRPPQGSGPGSPGRGEDEDEGEEEEGDGSPGPILPPASPVECLICVSPFDSVFKLPKRLDCGHIFCLECLARLSLATAGGGDAVACPVCRAPTRLAPRRGLPALPTQLALLPGAPLPGQGAVRFDRRRGLLYLRPPSAPGPRKARPPPPPPPPPLRLGRPLSRRLTLRSSAWVFHAAVALAVLVAAGLVVSGVYIFFLIPRAAASSSARPQLVALAPAPSFWLPPRPTPAAPWTPAWTPRPARPEPDAEPPEAAEDALQPEGFPEETPAGPSDRGPAAETPRTTSSRGPARSIPIPAPPDGPPECTPVQSLKNVPPRPDQG; from the exons ATGCCCTGTCCTCGGCCACCCTGGCTCCGCCGCCACCGGCCCCCTCAGGGCTCGGGCCCCGGCAGCCCCGGCAGAGGGGAGGATGAAGACGAGggcgaggaggaggaaggggacggGAGCCCGGGCCCTATCCTGCCCCCCGCGTCCCCCGTGGAGTGCCTCATCTGCGTGTCACCCTTCGACAGCGTGTTCAAGCTGCCCAAGCGCCTGGACTGCGGCCACATCTTCTGCCTCGAGTGCCTGGCGCGCCTGTCCCTGGCCACTGCGGGTGGCGGCGACGCAGTGGCCTGCCCGGTGTGCCGCGCGCCCACGCGCCTGGCCCCGCGCCGCGGGCTGCCCGCGCTCCCCACGCAGCTCGCCCTGCTGCCCGGCGCCCCGCTGCCAGGCCAGGGCGCCGTGCGCTTCGACCGCCGGCGCGGCCTGCTCTACCTGAGGCCGCCGTCCGCGCCCGGGCCGCGCAAggcccgcccgccgccgccgccgccgccgccgccgctgcgcCTCGGCCGCCCGCTGTCCCGCCGCCTGACGCTGCGCAGCTCGGCCTGGGTCTTCCACGCGGCCGTCGCCCTGGCCGTGCTGGTGGCCGCGGGCCTCGTGGTCTCGGGCGTCTACATCTTCTTCCTCATCCCGCGCGCCGCCGCCTCGAGCTCCGCGCGGCCCCAGCTCGTGGCGCTCGCGCCGGCGCCCAGCTTCTGGCTCCCGCCTCGGCCCACGCCCGCCGCGCCCTGGACCCCCGCCTGGACGCCGCGCCCCGCGCGCCCTGAGCCGGACGCCGAGCCGCCAGAGGCTGCGGAGGACGCGCTGCAGCCCGAGGGGTTTCCCGAGGAGACGCCGGCTGGGCCCTCGGACcgcgg ACCAGCCGCAGAGACGCCCAGAACCACATCGAGCAGGGGCCCTGCTCGGAGCATCCCCATCCCTGCTCCTCCTGACGGTCCTCCTGAGTGCACTCCGGTTCAGAGCCTCAAGAACGTTCCTCCTCGGCCGGACCAGGGCTGA